A single Musa acuminata AAA Group cultivar baxijiao chromosome BXJ2-1, Cavendish_Baxijiao_AAA, whole genome shotgun sequence DNA region contains:
- the LOC103987307 gene encoding uncharacterized protein LOC103987307 — MAGVRWPPEDSDLQPPRVPAATAAAAAAAAAEMISDDDRSVAADSWSIKSEYGSTLDDEQRHVDAAEVLLGCNFPAAASDYSSDKDGTDSNEVEASVLGLLSYWDASYAEDLANFHEHGHAGEIWFGNEVMETVAAWTKNLCANVYQSQKEDDNNNCTSDSGRTSDLSGWSVLDIGTGNGLLLQELAKQGFSNLTGTDYSEGAIVLAQNLATRNGYPNINFLVDDVLETKLDRKFQLVMDKGTLDAIGLHPDGPLKRIMYWESVSNLVAPGGLLVITSCNNTKDELLQEVENLNQKKASIQELDSESGSTPAVLQYIDHVRTYPTIMFGGVEGSRVCSVAFRRS; from the exons ATGGCAGGAGTACGGTGGCCTCCGGAGGACTCCGACCTTCAGCCTCCGCGGGTACCCGCGGCCACCGCTGCTGCTGCGGCCGCTGCCGCGGCCGAGATGATATCGGACGATGACCGGTCGGTGGCGGCCGACTCGTGGTCCATCAAGAGCGAGTACGGTAGCACGCTTGACGACGAGCAGCGCCACGTCGACGCCGCCGAAGTGCTCCTTGGCTGCAACTTCCCTGCCGCCGCCTCCGATTACAG TTCTGATAAGGATGGTACAGATTCAAATGAGGTTGAGGCATCAGTATTAGGGTTACTGAGCTATTGGGATGCTTCTTATGCTGAGGATCTTGCTAATTTTCATGAACATGGCCATGCTGGTGAAATTTG GTTTGGGAATGAAGTTATGGAAACTGTTGCAGCTTGGACTAAGAATTTATGTGCAAATGTTTATCAGTCGCAGAAAGAAGATGATAACAACAACTGTACATCTGACTCTGGTAGGACCTCTGACCTGTCTGGTTGGAGTGTCCTTGATATTGGAACTGGGAACGGTCTGTTGCTGCAAGAGCTTGCAAAGCAAGG GTTCTCTAATTTAACCGGAACAGATTACAGTGAAGGAGCAATTGTCCTTGCACAGAACCTTGCTACCCGAAATGGTTATCCAAATATAAACTTCTTG GTCGATGATGTTCTGGAGACGAAATTGGACAGAAAGTTTCAACTTGTAATGGACAAAGGGACTTTGGATGCCATAGGCTTGCATCCAGATGGCCCACTTAAAAG GATAATGTATTGGGAGTCAGTATCAAACTTGGTTGCACCTGGCGGGTTACTG GTCATCACCTCATGTAATAACACAAAGGATGAGTTGTTGCAAGAGGTGGAAAACTTAAACCAGAAAAAGGCTAGCATACAAGAGTTGGACTCAGAATCAGGCAGCACGCCAGCAGTTTTACAATACATCGATCATGTCAGGACGTACCCGACCATCATGTTTGGTGGTGTGGAAGGATCTCGTGTTTGCTCCGTTGCATTTCGCAGAAGCTGA
- the LOC135598396 gene encoding ATP synthase subunit beta, mitochondrial-like isoform X1 — translation MASRRLLAALLRSSSARRPTLARLSPSPSPPRRPSPAGYLLHRATCFATAAAAPSPPAPPPPPKAAAGPSGKITDEFTGAGAIGKVCQVIGAVVDVRFDEGLPPILTALEVLDNQIRLVLEVAQHLGENMVRTIAMDGTEGLVRGQRVLNTGSPITLLVQVPVGRATLGRIMNVIGEPIDEKGEIKTNHFLPIHREAPAFVEQATEQQILVTGIKVVDLLAPYQRGGKIGLFGGAGVGKTVLIMELINNVAKAHGGFSVFAGVGERTREGNDLYREMIESGVIKLGDKQIESKCALVYGQMNEPPGARARVGLTGLTVAEHFRDAEGQDVLLFIDNIFRFTQANSEVSALLGRIPSAVGYQPTLATDLGGLQERITTTKKGSITSVQAIYVPADDLTDPAPATTFAHLDATTVLSRQISELGIYPAVDPLDSTSRMLSPHVLGEEHYNTARGVQKVLQNYKNLQDIIAILGMDELSEDDKLTVARARKIQRFLSQPFHVAEVFTGAPGKYVELKESVNSFQGVLDGKYDDLPEQSFYMVGGIEEVIAKAEKIAKESAA, via the exons ATGGCCTCCCGCCGCCTCCTCGCCGCTCTCCTCCGTTCCTCGTCCGCTCGCCGACCCACGCTCGCCCGGCTCTCACCATCCCCCTCCCCGCCCCGTCGCCCCTCCCCCGCCGGGTACCTCCTTCACCGCGCCACCTGCTTTGCCACTGCCGCCGCGGCTCCGTCTCCACCGGCTCCGCCTCCTCCCCCCAAGGCGGCAGCCGGGCCCAGCGGAAAGATCACGGACGAGTTCACCGGCGCCGGCGCGATCGGGAAGGTCTGCCAGGTGATCGGCGCCGTCGTCGATGTCCGATTCGACGAGGGGCTGCCGCCGATCCTGACGGCCCTGGAGGTGCTCGACAACCAGATCCGTCTCGTCCTCGAGGTTGCTCAGCATCTGGGCGAGAACATGGTGAGGACGATCGCCATGGATGGGACCGAAGGGCTCGTCCGTGGGCAGAGGGTTCTGAACACTGGCTCTCCCATCACT TTACTTGTTCAGGTACCTGTTGGTAGGGCTACCCTTGGCCGCATTATGAATGTTATTGGGGAACCGATAGACGAGAAGGGTGAAATAA AGACAAACCATTTCCTTCCAATCCATCGTGAGGCACCTGCTTTTGTTGAACAGGCAACAGAACAACAGATTCTTGTTACGGGCATCAAG GTTGTGGATCTTCTGGCACCTTATCAAAGGGGTGGAAAGATTGGTTTGTTTGGTGGTGCTGGTGTGGGGAAAACTGTACTTATCATGGAATTGATCAACAATGTTGCAAAAGCTCATG GTGGTTTCTCTGTCTTTGCTGGTGTTGGCGAACGAACTCGTGAGGGAAATGATTTGTACAGGGAAATGATTGAGAGTGGTGTTATTAAGCTGGGAGACAAGCAG ATTGAGAGTAAGTGTGCTCTTGTATATGGGCAAATGAATGAGCCCCCTGGTGCTCGTGCACGTGTTGGTTTGACAGGGTTGACAGTCGCTGAACACTTTCGAGATGCTGAGGGGCAAGATGTGCTTCTCTTTATTGACAACATTTTCCGCTTCACACAA GCGAACTCTGAAGTGTCTGCTTTGCTTGGTCGTATCCCTTCTGCTGTTGGCTACCAACCAACTCTTGCTACTGATCTTGGAGGGCTGCAAGAACGTATTACTACAACAAAGAAAGGATCTATTACCTCAGTGCAAGCTATCTATGTGCCTGCTGATGACTTGACAGATCCAGCTCCAGCAACAACCTTTGCCCATCTGGATGCCACAACTGTGCTTTCACGACAG ATTTCTGAGCTTGGCATCTATCCTGCTGTTGATCCTCTTGATTCCACATCCAGAATGCTTTCTCCGCATGTGTTAGGGGAAGAACACTATAATACTGCTCGTGGTGTTCAGAAGGTTCTTCAAAACTATAAGAACTTGCAAGATATCATTGCAATTCTGGGAATGGATGAGCTTAGTGAAGATGACAAGTTGACAGTTGCTCGTGCTCGAAAAATCCAGCGGTTTCTGAGCCAGCCTTTCCATGTTGCTGAAGTATTTACAGGTGCACCTGGAAAATATGTTGAACTGAAAGAGAGTGTTAACAGCTTTCAG GGTGTTTTGGATGGCAAATATGATGATCTGCCTGAGCAGTCATTTTACATGGTTGGAGGTATTGAGGAAGTCATCGCAAAGGCCGAGAAGATTGCTAAGGAGTCTGCAGCATGA
- the LOC135598396 gene encoding ATP synthase subunit beta, mitochondrial-like isoform X2: protein MASRRLLAALLRSSSARRPTLARLSPSPSPPRRPSPAGYLLHRATCFATAAAAPSPPAPPPPPKAAAGPSGKITDEFTGAGAIGKVCQVIGAVVDVRFDEGLPPILTALEVLDNQIRLVLEVAQHLGENMVRTIAMDGTEGLVRGQRVLNTGSPITVPVGRATLGRIMNVIGEPIDEKGEIKTNHFLPIHREAPAFVEQATEQQILVTGIKVVDLLAPYQRGGKIGLFGGAGVGKTVLIMELINNVAKAHGGFSVFAGVGERTREGNDLYREMIESGVIKLGDKQIESKCALVYGQMNEPPGARARVGLTGLTVAEHFRDAEGQDVLLFIDNIFRFTQANSEVSALLGRIPSAVGYQPTLATDLGGLQERITTTKKGSITSVQAIYVPADDLTDPAPATTFAHLDATTVLSRQISELGIYPAVDPLDSTSRMLSPHVLGEEHYNTARGVQKVLQNYKNLQDIIAILGMDELSEDDKLTVARARKIQRFLSQPFHVAEVFTGAPGKYVELKESVNSFQGVLDGKYDDLPEQSFYMVGGIEEVIAKAEKIAKESAA from the exons ATGGCCTCCCGCCGCCTCCTCGCCGCTCTCCTCCGTTCCTCGTCCGCTCGCCGACCCACGCTCGCCCGGCTCTCACCATCCCCCTCCCCGCCCCGTCGCCCCTCCCCCGCCGGGTACCTCCTTCACCGCGCCACCTGCTTTGCCACTGCCGCCGCGGCTCCGTCTCCACCGGCTCCGCCTCCTCCCCCCAAGGCGGCAGCCGGGCCCAGCGGAAAGATCACGGACGAGTTCACCGGCGCCGGCGCGATCGGGAAGGTCTGCCAGGTGATCGGCGCCGTCGTCGATGTCCGATTCGACGAGGGGCTGCCGCCGATCCTGACGGCCCTGGAGGTGCTCGACAACCAGATCCGTCTCGTCCTCGAGGTTGCTCAGCATCTGGGCGAGAACATGGTGAGGACGATCGCCATGGATGGGACCGAAGGGCTCGTCCGTGGGCAGAGGGTTCTGAACACTGGCTCTCCCATCACT GTACCTGTTGGTAGGGCTACCCTTGGCCGCATTATGAATGTTATTGGGGAACCGATAGACGAGAAGGGTGAAATAA AGACAAACCATTTCCTTCCAATCCATCGTGAGGCACCTGCTTTTGTTGAACAGGCAACAGAACAACAGATTCTTGTTACGGGCATCAAG GTTGTGGATCTTCTGGCACCTTATCAAAGGGGTGGAAAGATTGGTTTGTTTGGTGGTGCTGGTGTGGGGAAAACTGTACTTATCATGGAATTGATCAACAATGTTGCAAAAGCTCATG GTGGTTTCTCTGTCTTTGCTGGTGTTGGCGAACGAACTCGTGAGGGAAATGATTTGTACAGGGAAATGATTGAGAGTGGTGTTATTAAGCTGGGAGACAAGCAG ATTGAGAGTAAGTGTGCTCTTGTATATGGGCAAATGAATGAGCCCCCTGGTGCTCGTGCACGTGTTGGTTTGACAGGGTTGACAGTCGCTGAACACTTTCGAGATGCTGAGGGGCAAGATGTGCTTCTCTTTATTGACAACATTTTCCGCTTCACACAA GCGAACTCTGAAGTGTCTGCTTTGCTTGGTCGTATCCCTTCTGCTGTTGGCTACCAACCAACTCTTGCTACTGATCTTGGAGGGCTGCAAGAACGTATTACTACAACAAAGAAAGGATCTATTACCTCAGTGCAAGCTATCTATGTGCCTGCTGATGACTTGACAGATCCAGCTCCAGCAACAACCTTTGCCCATCTGGATGCCACAACTGTGCTTTCACGACAG ATTTCTGAGCTTGGCATCTATCCTGCTGTTGATCCTCTTGATTCCACATCCAGAATGCTTTCTCCGCATGTGTTAGGGGAAGAACACTATAATACTGCTCGTGGTGTTCAGAAGGTTCTTCAAAACTATAAGAACTTGCAAGATATCATTGCAATTCTGGGAATGGATGAGCTTAGTGAAGATGACAAGTTGACAGTTGCTCGTGCTCGAAAAATCCAGCGGTTTCTGAGCCAGCCTTTCCATGTTGCTGAAGTATTTACAGGTGCACCTGGAAAATATGTTGAACTGAAAGAGAGTGTTAACAGCTTTCAG GGTGTTTTGGATGGCAAATATGATGATCTGCCTGAGCAGTCATTTTACATGGTTGGAGGTATTGAGGAAGTCATCGCAAAGGCCGAGAAGATTGCTAAGGAGTCTGCAGCATGA
- the LOC103987286 gene encoding small ribosomal subunit protein uS5y/uS5u/uS5v translates to MAERGGGDRGGFGRGFGRGFGRGRGRGDRGRGRRGGGRRDEEEKWVPVTKLGRLVKEGKITSLEQIYLHSLPVKEHQIIDTLLGGRLKDEVMKIMPVQKQTRAGQRTRFKAFVVVGDTDGHVGLGVKCAKEVATAIRGAIILAKLSVIPVRRGYWGNKIGKPHTVPCKVTGKCGSVTVRMVPAPRGAGIVAARVPKKVLQFAGIEDVFTSSRGSTKTLGNFVKATFDCLMKTYGFLTPDFWMETRFSKSPFQEYTDLLAKPTKAILLENTEVVEA, encoded by the exons ATGGCTGAGCGCGGCGGTGGCGATCGTGGCGGCTTCGGGCGCGGGTTTGGCCGCGGGTTCGGCCGCGGCCGGGGTCGGGGAGACCGTGGGCGCGGAAGGCGCGGTGGCGGCCGGCGtgatgaggaggagaagtgggTGCCCGTCACCAAGCTCGGCCGCCTCGTGAAGGAGGGTAAGATCACTAGCCTCGAGCAGATCTACCTCCACTCCCTACCTGTGAAGGAGCACCAGATCATCGATACCCTCCTCGGTGGCCGCCTCAAGGATGAGGTCATGAAGATCATGCCGGTCCAGAAGCAGACCCGCGCTGGCCAGCGCACCCGTTTCAAGGCCTTCGTCGTCGTCGGCGACACCGACGGCCACGTCGGCCTCGGCGTGAAGTGCGCGAAGGAGGTAGCCACCGCCATCCGCGGCGCCATCATTTTGGCCAAGCTGTCGGTGATCCCCGTCAGGAGAGGCTACTGGGGGAACAAGATCGGGAAGCCGCACACTGTGCCCTGTAAGGTCACCGGGAAGTGCGGGTCGGTCACCGTCCGAATGGTGCCCGCGCCGAGGGGGGCGGGGATCGTGGCTGCTCGTGTCCCGAAGAAGGTGCTCCAGTTTGCTGGGATCGAGGACGTGTTCACTTCGTCTCGTGGTTCGACCAAGACTCTCGGGAACTTTGTGAAG GCTACCTTTGATTGTCTTATGAAGACCTACGGTTTCCTGACACCTGACTTCTGGATGGAGACTCGTTTCAGCAAATCTCCCTTCCAAGAGTACACAGACCTGCTTGCAAAACCCACAAAGGCTATACTTCTTGAGAACACTGAGGTGGTTGAAGCTTAA
- the LOC135598397 gene encoding protein OBERON 4-like, translating into MKRPGSSSYGDDFDDDDGIGGRMSFKDWPRRNQDPDRSSSSSHRRLSYSKTEGPRKVAPSSSSYGRSLDDDWEPARHTRRRYDHELESLDWRKGHSRYRVGGDRMMQVSSPRVSYGGDLMHRSESFSGLRRDVPKGFRSERDRLRRDGNGSSSWWRSRSSKELSVEEVRKSPSIDSDSVGRRSHATSPDDHRGKVRSKDSSSGLRSTRVEAKTVKTVKPIREGGNSSEMEEGELEPDLVSEAEPVAEPSMGSKTATGVESKNCKDRNPEYNSLPEEVSKEILLSGKMLDIHGNGSLAVKEEGKLTEVIMDTGNTSDEIKNEQCDATKELDESSKLTYPINMSDQVSNDRCDAVKELSESSRDGESSREGEQKTKRTNGNNELEDKFCGKKCAAVNKLVESRRGGEGTTKDSIGDTEVEVKFCGKQEVCKEETLCSQFQGEKLEGNGEEQAIEEAAKEMTSAISPWHEEKLVENKEEAKHNETIVEIEQAVEEEVKEMTSIISPSQEEKLAESKEEAQSSEAKVETEEKHEMGNEQGMETEVNFQERFETAIGLKVEQKEQRGTDLETQPKGAVSLLDQIKEVTCETNHELVTLALMSNHQNRENYKGKGKGLAISLLTKGDLVEDDCAMEGPSGRDLELIFRSDISQADKASSSTLVPHALADEKLKIEPLDLSLALPGGLLDHSSKQSKPKPEIPSCARSIQSFPSSFRTNSDGFETSMSFTSSQPFVHNPSCSLTQNSLDNCEHSVGSHPILQGMDQVSGGLIWQAQASNDSRRKGSSSFFQRVLMNGNSAHDSHHIMNADHQSKSSGLVQQSSLSRQMSLMNSHGSHDMTSQLNKDKKLLAGERSSSIVCRTEQQDSEQLVLNGSCVMEKILSKIVVEPLYLTGRMLQEMTDHSVAYLRESISEMLANTNKRRQLYEFQEELRRRSDMTMDTLINCPQVLLQILVAIKTGLPDFIQGTSNLSSSSLVEIFLNLKCRNLACRSSLPVDDCDCKVCIEKTGFCSACMCCVCSKFDNASNTCSWVGCDVCLHWCHTDCGLRYSHIRNGSSASGEGISEMQFHCVSCHHPSEMFGFFKEVFQTCAKDWKAETLAKELQYVRRIFSTSNDRRGKRLHELVHKMLLNLEKKVNHSEVVIHILTFLSDSESNIGSFLCTPKEPSKNKAGHCNAIACSSKDCLPSVLPEKASLLANSGLVLSMDCDQVGKKARDIELRLEKKPVSDELESLIMFKQAEGKMYQERADDARREAESLKHIAIAKNIKIDEDYDGRLKKLRLGVLEERRRQKFEDLQAAEKAHREFFNMKMRMEVDIKDLLLKMEATKQSLNT; encoded by the exons ATGAAGCGGCCGGGATCGTCCTCGTACGGGGATGATTTCGACGACGATGACGGTATAGGCGGGAGGATGAGCTTCAAGGACTGGCCGAGGAGGAATCAAGATCCCGACcgttcgtcgtcgtcgtcgcaccGGCGACTCTCCTACTCGAAGACGGAGGGTCCGCGGAAGGTGGCGCCCTCCTCGTCGTCCTATGGTCGGTCGCTCGACGACGACTGGGAGCCGGCACGGCACACCCGGAGACGTTATGATCATGAGCTGGAGTCCTTAGATTGGCGGAAGGGCCACAGTCGGTACAGGGTTGGTGGTGATCGAATGATGCAGGTCTCGTCGCCGAGGGTCTCGTATGGGGGCGACCTGATGCACCGTTCAGAGAGCTTCTCGGGGCTGAGAAGGGACGTCCCGAAGGGTTTCAGGTCGGAGAGGGACCGGTTGAGGAGGGACGGGAATGGTAGCTCGTCGTGGTGGAGATCGAGAAGCTCGAAGGAGCTCAGTGTTGAGGAAGTGCGGAAATCGCCGTCGATTGATTCGGATTCAGTGGGGAGACGGAGTCATGCTACGTCGCCAGATGATCATAGAGGGAAAGTGAGGTCCAAGGACTCCTCGAGTGGGCTGCGATCTACAAGAGTCGAGGCAAAGACCGTAAAGACAGTGAAGCCAATCAGAGAAGGTGGCAACAGTAGCGAGATGGAAGAGGGAGAGCTCGAACCGGATCTAGTGTCAGAAGCAGAACCTGTAGCTGAACCTTCCATGGGTAGCAAGACAGCAACTGGAGTGGAATCAAAGAACTGCAAGGACAGAAATCCAGAGTACAATAGTCTTCCTGAAGAAGTATCAAAGGAGATCTTATTAAGTGGAAAGATGTTGGACATTCATGGTAATGGTTCTCTTGCTGTAAAGGAAGAAGGAAAGTTAACAGAAGTCATAATGGACACAGGAAATACTAGTGATGAGATAAAAAATGAACAGTGTGATGCTACGAAGGAGCTCGATGAGAGTAGCAAGTTAACTTATCCAATAAACATGAGTGACCAGGTAAGCAATGACCGATGTGATGCTGTTAAGGAGTTGAGTGAGAGTAGCAGGGACGGTGAGAGTAGCAGGGAAGGAGAGCAAAAAACTAAGCGCACTAATGGGAATAATGAACTGGAGGATAAATTTTGTGGAAAGAAGTGTGCTGCTGTCAACAAGCTGGTTGAGAGTAGGAGGGGAGGTGAAGGAACAACTAAGGATTCTATTGGAGATACCGAGGTGGAAGTTAAATTTTGTGGGAAGCAGGAAGTCTGTAAAGAAGAAACCTTGTGCTCACAGTTTCAAGGGGAAAAACTGGAAGGCAATGGTGAAGAGCAGGCAATTGAAGAAGCAGCAAAAGAGATGACATCTGCTATTTCCCCTTGGCATGAAGAGAAGTTAGTGGAGAATAAGGAAGAAGCCAAACATAATGAAACTATAGTTGAAATCGAGCAGGCAGTCGAGGAAGAAGTGAAAGAGATGACGTCTATTATTTCCCCTTCGCAGGAAGAAAAGTTAGCAGAGAGTAAGGAAGAAGCCCAATCCAGTGAAGCTAAAGTTGAAACCGAAGAGAAGCATGAGATGGGTAATGAACAAGGTATGGAAACTGAAGTTAATTTTCAAGAAAGATTTGAAACTGCCATAGGGCTTAAAGTTGAGCAGAAAGAACAAAGAGGTACTGATCTTGAGACTCAACCAAAGGGTGCTGTTAGCTTGTTAGATCAAATTAAGGAAGTTACTTGTGAGACTAACCATGAGCTAGTGACGCTGGCGCTTATGAGTAACCACCAGAACAGGGAGAACTATAAGGGAAAAGGTAAGGGGCTCGCAATTTCTCTCTTAACTAAAGGGGATCTTGTAGAAGATGATTGTGCCATGGAGGGCCCTAGTGGAAGAGACCTCGAGTTGATTTTCAGATCTGACATTAGCCAGGCAGATAAAGCAAGCTCAAGTACGCTTGTCCCCCACGCTCTTGCAGATGAGAAACTCAAAATTGAACCTCTTGATCTCTCTCTTGCTCTGCCAGGTGGTTTATTGGATCATTCTTCAAAACAGTCAAAGCCAAAACCTGAAATCCCAAGCTGTGCTAGGAGCATCCAGTCTTTTCCATCCTCATTCAGAACAAATTCAGATGGATTTGAAACTTCCATGTCATTTACAAGCTCTCAACCCTTTGTTCATAATCCCAGTTGTTCTCTCACTCAAAATTCGTTGGACAATTGTGAGCACTCTGTTGGTAGCCATCCTATATTACAAGGAATGGATCAGGTTTCTGGTGGTCTGATATGGCAGGCTCAGGCTTCAAATGACTCTAGAAGGAAAGGATCTAGCTCTTTCTTCCAAAGGGTACTTATGAATGGTAATTCTgcacatgattcacatcatatcatGAATGCCGATCATCAGTCAAAGTCCAGTGGCTTAGTCCAGCAGTCAAGCCTTTCAAGACAGATGTCCCTGATGAACAGCCATGGTTCTCATGATATGACATCTCAACTTAACAAGGATAAGAAGCTGCTCGCTGGGGAGAGAAGTAGCAGCATTGTGTGTAGGACCGAGCAACAGGATAGCGAGCAGCTTGTACTTAATGGTTCTTGTGTCATGGAGAAAATTCTCTCTAAAATTGTGGTAGAACCTTTATATCTTACTGGAAGAATGCTTCAGGAAATGACAGATCATTCAGTAGCATACTTGAGGGAATCCATTTCAGAGATGCTGGCTAATACAAATAAAAGAAGGCAGCTGTATGAATTTCAGGAGGAGCTTCGAAGGAGGTCTGACATGACGATGGATACATTAATCAACTGTCCTCAAGTCCTACTACAGATCCTGGTGGCAATAAAAACAGGTCTTCCTGATTTTATTCAGGGAACATCTAATTTGTCATCCTCCAGTTTGGTTGAGATCTTCCTGAACTTGAAGTGCAGGAATCTTGCTTGTCGGAGTTCCTTGCCAGTGGATGATTGTGATTGCAAAGTTTGCATAGAGAAAACTGGCTTTTGCAGTGCTtgcatgtgttgtgtgtgttccaAATTTGATAATGCATCAAATACTTGTAGTTGGGTTGGTTGTGATGTATGCCTCCATTGGTGTCACACAGACTGCGGATTACGTTATTCTCATATTAGAAATGGAAGTAGTGCCTCAGGGGAAGGGATTAGTGAGATGCAATTTCACTGTGTTTCTTGTCACCATCCttcggagatgtttggtttttttaaGGAGGTTTTTCAAACCTGTGCCAAGGATTGGAAAGCAGAGACTCTTGCTAAGGAGCTTCAATATGTCAGAAGGATCTTTTCCACCAGTAATGATAGACGGGGTAAAAGATTACATGAATTGGTCCATAAGATGCTGCTGAATCTGGAGAAGAAAGTTAATCATTCTGAAGTTGTTATTCACATTTTGACATTCCTTTCTG ATAGTGAATCTAACATTGGCAGCTTCCTCTGCACACCCAAGGAGCCATCCAAAAATAAGGCTGGCCATTGCAATGCTATAGCTTGCTCAAGCAAAGACTGCTTGCCATCTGTCTTGCCAGAGAAGGCCTCCCTTCTTGCAAATTCAGGTCTTGTTTTAAGCATGGACTGTGACCAGGTTGGTAAGAAAGCTAGGGACATTGAGCTACGTCTTGAGAAGAAACCAGTTAGTGATGAGCTGGAGAGTCTCATAATGTTCAAACAAGCAGAGGGCAAAATGTACCAAGAACGTGCTGATGATGCAAGGAGAGAAGCGGAGAGCCTAAAACACATAGCGATAGCAAAGAATATTAAGATCGATGAAGACTACGATGGTCGACTTAAAAAACTACGACTGGGTGTGTTAGAGGAAAGGCGTAGACAAAAGTTTGAAGATCTACAAGCTGCTGAAAAGGCACACCGGGAGTTTTTCAACATGAAGATGCGGATGGAAGTTGATATCAAAGATCTCTTATTAAAAATGGAAGCTACCAAACAGAGCCTAAATACATGA